A window from Aliamphritea hakodatensis encodes these proteins:
- a CDS encoding aminoglycoside phosphotransferase family protein: MQLPDDLQSCYTHACSQTNITDWRPLNAQGTSNYLFRAGKGQQILRINAPAERAVGVCRHREAGIMELFQDHPWMVKTLSNQPDKGWCCLYDYGDHDSSDIISAARAQLIEIIRQLQTASVSTAALNFKFDAIWDTYEQIITEHQASKEKQDACQRLRHELHSTIQLQQQLPSTPTVPGHQDLHPGNLSLSKGQLILLDWEYAGLCHPWLDAAGLITQFGFAPDEVNQLPAFKHLEREQFSVAASAAVRFNKQLEALWFQAREIAGEQM, from the coding sequence GTGCAACTACCTGACGACCTGCAATCTTGCTATACACATGCCTGCTCCCAGACAAATATAACGGACTGGCGCCCGCTTAATGCCCAGGGAACCAGTAATTATCTGTTTCGGGCAGGCAAAGGTCAGCAGATTTTACGCATCAATGCACCCGCAGAGCGGGCTGTGGGGGTATGCCGCCACAGAGAAGCCGGCATTATGGAATTATTTCAGGACCATCCCTGGATGGTAAAAACACTCAGCAACCAGCCAGACAAAGGCTGGTGCTGCCTTTATGATTACGGTGACCACGACAGCTCAGACATTATATCAGCAGCCCGGGCTCAGCTGATTGAGATTATCCGGCAGCTACAAACAGCCTCCGTCAGCACAGCCGCACTCAACTTTAAGTTTGATGCCATCTGGGATACCTATGAACAGATAATCACTGAACACCAGGCAAGCAAAGAGAAGCAGGACGCATGCCAGAGGCTGCGGCACGAACTGCACAGTACAATTCAACTTCAGCAGCAGCTCCCTTCCACCCCAACCGTACCCGGCCATCAGGACCTTCATCCCGGCAACCTCAGCCTCAGCAAGGGTCAACTGATCTTACTGGACTGGGAATATGCAGGCCTGTGTCACCCCTGGCTGGATGCTGCCGGCCTGATCACTCAGTTTGGATTCGCACCTGATGAGGTGAATCAATTGCCCGCCTTCAAGCACTTAGAAAGAGAGCAGTTTTCCGTAGCAGCCAGCGCCGCCGTAAGATTCAACAAACAACTCGAAGCTCTGTGGTTTCAGGCACGGGAAATCGCCGGCGAACAGATGTAA
- a CDS encoding ABC transporter permease subunit, giving the protein MLVVALLVLTGNIAVSVLAFQGLIGFSGQGADLSIFSDAYFWGVLSFSVKQAVLSAVLSVMLAWPVARGLYFLPTLRGQQSFLRLCLLAFVMPTLVLITGLVVLFGRSGWLLPLLPDDWNLYGLHGILLAHIYLNMPFAIRMLRQQYNNIPDPAWRLALQLKLSHWQRFCYIELPVLRPVLVMLLGFVFILCFNSFAVVLALGGGPQATTLEVAIYQALKYDFNIPEALSFAWTQLIIAGGLFVVLYRKGSGGWLSVDLPDSHWRPLPGKWAGVAYRTGYGLVWVFLLLPLVSLVFQAARNDLLEFDYLALLQPILLSALLGIMAACLSVIIGYLLLLPVREARYRGMTRRQWLLEWLATHTLIAPAMVTSVGLYVLLLPQTDLDQYGLVLVVVLNTLAVVPFVVQQLRPRLLQYDAQYDQLVRNLKFSPLLRLQAELPYLRQVLINAFALGLLLAIGDVAVFAIFGHQDLITLPWLIYSYAGTYRMDEAAMASLVLLLMCAGLMKLFVVQKLPYKVKDKR; this is encoded by the coding sequence ATGCTGGTAGTCGCTTTACTGGTACTGACCGGCAACATTGCTGTGTCAGTGCTGGCCTTTCAGGGGCTTATTGGTTTCTCAGGGCAGGGAGCCGATCTGAGCATTTTCAGCGACGCTTATTTCTGGGGCGTACTTTCCTTTTCTGTGAAGCAGGCGGTACTGAGTGCTGTGCTGTCTGTCATGCTGGCGTGGCCGGTTGCTCGTGGTCTGTATTTTCTGCCGACGCTCCGGGGGCAGCAGTCGTTTCTTCGGCTTTGCTTATTGGCATTTGTGATGCCGACGCTGGTGCTTATTACCGGGTTGGTTGTATTGTTTGGCCGCTCCGGCTGGCTGTTACCGCTGTTGCCGGATGACTGGAATCTTTACGGTTTACATGGCATTTTGCTGGCGCATATTTACTTGAACATGCCTTTTGCTATCAGAATGTTACGCCAGCAATATAACAATATACCTGATCCTGCCTGGCGGCTGGCTTTGCAGCTGAAACTCAGTCACTGGCAACGCTTTTGTTATATAGAGTTGCCGGTGCTGCGTCCGGTTTTGGTTATGTTGCTGGGTTTCGTTTTTATTCTCTGCTTTAACAGCTTTGCGGTGGTGCTGGCGCTGGGTGGCGGGCCGCAGGCAACCACGCTTGAGGTGGCGATTTATCAGGCCCTCAAATATGACTTTAATATTCCCGAGGCTCTTAGCTTTGCCTGGACGCAGCTGATAATAGCGGGCGGGCTGTTTGTTGTGCTGTACCGAAAAGGCAGTGGCGGCTGGCTGAGTGTGGACCTGCCGGACAGCCATTGGCGCCCGTTGCCCGGCAAATGGGCGGGAGTTGCTTACCGCACCGGTTACGGGCTGGTTTGGGTGTTTCTGTTGCTGCCGTTGGTATCCCTGGTCTTTCAGGCGGCGCGGAATGATCTGCTGGAATTTGATTATCTGGCATTATTGCAGCCGATACTGTTGTCTGCCTTACTGGGTATTATGGCTGCCTGTCTTTCGGTGATCATCGGTTATTTGTTGCTGCTGCCTGTCAGGGAGGCCCGTTACCGTGGCATGACCCGGCGGCAGTGGCTCCTGGAGTGGCTGGCCACCCATACACTGATAGCGCCGGCTATGGTGACCAGTGTCGGGCTGTATGTGCTGTTGCTGCCGCAAACGGATCTTGATCAGTACGGTCTGGTATTGGTGGTCGTGCTGAATACGCTGGCGGTAGTGCCTTTTGTAGTGCAGCAGCTGCGGCCGCGTCTGCTTCAGTACGATGCGCAGTATGATCAGTTAGTGCGGAACCTTAAGTTTTCACCGCTATTACGGCTGCAGGCTGAGTTACCATATTTACGGCAGGTGCTGATTAATGCATTTGCGTTAGGTTTGTTACTGGCCATTGGAGATGTCGCGGTGTTTGCAATTTTCGGGCATCAGGACCTGATTACCTTGCCATGGCTGATTTACAGTTATGCCGGTACCTACAGAATGGATGAGGCGGCGATGGCTTCGCTGGTTCTGCTTTTGATGTGTGCCGGGTTAATGAAATTATTTGTAGTTCAGAAGTTACCTTATAAAGTTAAAGATAAGCGATAA
- the thiB gene encoding thiamine ABC transporter substrate binding subunit: protein MSKFKSALLASAVSLSAGGVLSANVAQAEPLNVYTYDSFVSEWGPGPKLEAAFEAQCNCDVNFIAVDDGVSILNRLRVEGKKNKADIIMGLDDALMEETRATGLIAEHKVKLPELRAELNWQDKQFVPFDMGYFAFVYDADKIAEPVTSLRELINSDASVIYQDPRTSTPGQGLMMWVESVYGDESEAAWKQLSQHTVTVTKGWWEAYSMFLEGGADYVLSYTTSPAYHAVVEEKNNYKAAAFSEGHVAQVEVAAVLNTSKQPELAQQFLQFMVSPEAQEILPVTNWMLPVAKNTELPEVFGRLANVERIGFTSEEVAKQRKSWIREWRSAAAK, encoded by the coding sequence ATGTCTAAGTTTAAGTCGGCGCTGTTGGCATCTGCTGTATCACTGTCTGCGGGAGGGGTATTGTCGGCAAACGTTGCTCAGGCAGAACCGCTGAATGTATATACGTATGATTCCTTTGTTTCAGAGTGGGGCCCGGGTCCTAAGCTTGAGGCGGCGTTTGAAGCGCAGTGCAACTGTGATGTGAATTTCATTGCGGTGGATGACGGTGTCAGTATTCTGAACCGCCTGCGGGTTGAAGGGAAAAAGAATAAGGCCGATATCATTATGGGCCTTGATGATGCGCTGATGGAAGAAACCCGTGCCACTGGTCTGATCGCTGAACATAAGGTGAAATTGCCCGAGCTGCGGGCTGAACTTAACTGGCAGGATAAGCAGTTTGTGCCTTTTGATATGGGGTATTTCGCCTTCGTTTACGATGCGGACAAGATTGCAGAGCCTGTAACATCTTTACGTGAACTGATTAATAGCGATGCCAGTGTCATCTATCAGGATCCCCGCACCAGTACGCCGGGCCAGGGATTGATGATGTGGGTTGAGTCGGTTTACGGAGATGAGTCTGAAGCGGCATGGAAGCAGCTGAGCCAGCATACTGTGACCGTCACTAAGGGGTGGTGGGAAGCGTACAGTATGTTCCTGGAGGGTGGCGCTGATTACGTACTGAGTTACACAACGTCTCCGGCCTATCATGCTGTTGTAGAAGAAAAAAATAATTACAAAGCAGCTGCTTTCAGTGAGGGGCATGTGGCTCAGGTTGAGGTTGCTGCGGTGCTGAATACCAGTAAACAGCCAGAGCTGGCTCAGCAGTTTTTACAGTTCATGGTATCGCCTGAAGCGCAGGAAATTCTGCCGGTAACAAACTGGATGCTGCCGGTAGCAAAAAATACAGAGCTTCCGGAAGTGTTTGGCCGTCTGGCGAATGTTGAACGTATCGGCTTCACGTCTGAAGAAGTGGCCAAACAACGTAAATCATGGATCCGCGAATGGCGCAGCGCTGCTGCTAAATAA
- a CDS encoding ATP-binding cassette domain-containing protein, whose translation MLKVESLKVRRDHKLLAYDMAIAPGERVTLQGESGVGKTTLLLCLAGFVAAESGAVSFDGEPLLGLPADKRPVAMLFQEHNLFEHLSVIRNLTLALQGTDEVLIRAEAEQLGVSELLEKMPAQLSGGQRQRIALLRTLLRPEPVVLLDEPFAELDAKTRELAADWVQEKVESTGKTLLLVTHQDEDVARLSQRNIIITG comes from the coding sequence ATGTTAAAGGTAGAGTCTCTTAAAGTACGTCGGGATCATAAGTTGCTTGCTTATGATATGGCTATTGCGCCCGGTGAGCGGGTAACGCTGCAGGGTGAGAGTGGTGTGGGTAAAACAACGTTGTTGCTGTGTCTGGCGGGCTTTGTGGCAGCTGAATCCGGCGCAGTCAGTTTTGATGGCGAGCCGCTTCTGGGGTTGCCGGCTGACAAGCGACCGGTTGCGATGCTGTTTCAGGAACATAATCTGTTTGAGCATTTATCGGTAATCAGGAATTTAACGCTGGCGCTTCAGGGGACTGATGAAGTGCTTATCCGCGCGGAGGCGGAGCAGTTGGGAGTGTCAGAGCTGCTGGAGAAGATGCCTGCGCAGCTTTCCGGTGGCCAGCGGCAGCGAATCGCTCTGTTGAGGACGCTGTTGCGTCCGGAGCCTGTAGTACTGCTTGATGAGCCTTTTGCTGAGCTAGATGCCAAAACCCGGGAGCTCGCCGCTGACTGGGTACAGGAGAAGGTTGAAAGCACGGGTAAGACGTTATTGCTGGTTACCCACCAGGATGAAGATGTAGCCAGGTTGTCGCAGCGGAACATTATTATTACCGGATAA